tcttgcctttCATGAAACTTTTTAGATTGAACAAGTGAAACCCATCAAGGTGTTTGTTATAATGTCTAGATCATGCTTTTAAGATAAATAATTTGTTTCTAAATGTGGGAATTGTTGACAGAGCTATGAGGATGAGCCACATCAAAGCCCAAAATCAGAAAGCTGGGATGAGAATGGGGTAGAAGTAGGAAACAGCATAGAGACAACAACCATGGTTCCAGATTACAAGGAGAACTCAAGTTCAAAGATGGGACAACCTTTTAGTTTTCCCAACCTTAACTTAGAATCTCACAATTGTCCTGCTGATGATGCCAAATCAGTGACTGGTTCATGTGGAAATCACATCACTGTTCTTCAAACATCCCCTAATGATTACTTCAAGTCTAGGAGGAGAAACAGTTTGGATGATTTCAGACCTCAATCTTCCTGCAATAGATGTAAACCTGCTGTGATAACTAGTGAATTTGAGAGTACAAGGAACAACAAGAGCTCTAACATTGTTGTTCCCCTCACAGATTCTCATGCATCTTTTCAAACACAACCTAAAAGTAAAGGGATGATTTCATGGTTGTTCCCTCGGTTCAAGAAGAAACACAAGAATGAGAGTTCCCCAAACAGGACAGAATCTGAGGAGGTTTCTCAGGTTCTTAAGGACATGGGGATAATGTCAGTGGAGGCGTTGAAGAGGGAGCTAATTGAGGCCAACGAGAGCAGAGACACCGCGATTGCGGAGGTTTCTGATATGAGATCTTCATTTGGGGAGCTGAAACAGAAGCTGGTGTACTTGGAGAGTTACTGTGAAGAGTTAAAGAAAGCTTTGAGGCAAACAGTGCAGGCAAAAGAATCACCACTTTGTGAGAAGCTTAGCAATCATCCCATTAGAGGAATTCCATTTGATGGGAATGGAGAAAATTTTATGCCTGTGAGTGAGGAGGTAATGGTAGAGGGCTTCTTGCAGATAGTGTCAGAGTCGAGGCTATCAGTGAAGCAATTCTGCAAGACCCTCATAAGCCAGATTGAAGAAACAGATCATGCTTTGATAGACAACTTGAACTTGCTTCTTCAACCTTACAAGCTCTCCCTTGATTCCAAATACTCAAAGGCAGTTCTGTACCATTTTGAAGCTTTCATAAACCAATCTCTCTTCCAAGACTTCGAGAATTGTGTGTTCCAAAAGAATGGCTGCGCAAAATTCTTAGACCCTAGACAAGATCGCCAAGCACAATTCTCCTCATTCGTCGCGCTAAGAAACCTGAGCTGGAATGAGGTGCTGAGAAAGGGTACTAAATATTACAGTGAAGAGTTCAGCAAGTTCTGTGACCAGAAAATGAGTTGCATCATCACTGCACTGAATTGGTTGAGGCCTTGGCATGAGCAGCTACTTCAAGCTTTCTTTGTGGCAGCAAAATGCATATGGTTGCTGCATCTTCTGGCATTTTCTTTCAACCCGCCATTGGGAATTTTGAGGGTGGAAGAGAATAAAAGCTTTGATCCCCACTACATGGAAGATTTGGTCACAGATAGGCAGAGGTCACAGGGTCCAAGCAGGGTTAAGATCATGGTGGTGCCTGGGTTCTATGTTCAGGATAGGGTCTTGAAGTGTAAAGTTATTTGCAGGCACAAATCTGCACCCTAAAGAATAATGGAATTTGGAAACTGGTTTCATTTTTACTCTCGACTTTCTTTTGCTTTTATTTAGACTCTGTTAAGTTTGTAACTACTCAAATGTTGTATGTGACAATGAATAATCATTCAAATTGGTTACATTTATCTATTGCCCACCAGATTCTTGATGCTTGTTAATGAGCAGGTTAAGATGCAAGGGATAATCTCAATTAGTAACATGTTTGGTTCCGTGGTGAAATGTTTTAGAATCCTTTTTGGGTAGAAACTACAAGTCTTGCATTATTTGCAAATCGTGAAATCAAACATGTTATAAGAGTGGCAATATCACAATCTCATTTGGATCTCTTTCAGTCATTCGGTGGCATATCATTGTGGCAATGAGGAGCTAGATCTTAGCTTCAAAGTTCAAAGGACGGAAATCATCATTGGTCAAGTAGTGACTTTAGTAGTTAAGACCAAGTGTATTTTTGTTTGCCTAATCTTCTTGTGTATTGTATTATATGTGAAAATTTTCCTAACAAATGTCTAAAGTATGTATATAAAATACTACTATTATGAATGTGGAGTTGTTAATTGTTGACCAAAGTGCTAATCTGAATGACCAAACAACATATTGAGACAATGTCAGGACAACTAATATGACCAATTTGCGTATAAGGATAGCTAATTTAAGAGAGTAATCGGCTGAGGAAACCAGTGAGCCCTACTACATAAATCACGGGCCCAGTTTGCCAAGCTAGCACTCTTGGGCAGAAATCATTAGTTACTGATATGTGTATTTTGAATATTCCACTATCTTGTATTCCAAACAATGCTAGTTTTTAAGCTACAAAGGACCTGTTTGATAACTCTtataaaactgaaaaacttgttTGGGTAatcaaaaatatgtttttaattttaaaaactgtgCTCAATTTTCCCTTTTAAGGGAAGTGGTGTTTTTAGTAATGGCAAAGTTGGTAAATATTACCAATGCGTAAAATGCTTTTATGTTCACGTAAATAGGGTTCCTTTCCTGCAAACTCCCATAGCTTCTAAAACGAGTTCATCCCAGCTATCTGCGACGCAAAACCCTCAAAATTCTCTCTTCTTATTTCATGTTCCActaataaaattgtttttaaaattgtagtATGTAACTAAAAATTAATCATGTAGGATTGTAATTTAtattcatatttatttatttatttgacgtGATATAATTTTATTAGTGTGACAGAGAAAGATAATCATATTTCTATCTTTTTTAAATACGACTATAGACACGATTATTTGTCGGATAACATTGTCACCCTCCCCCCCCCACCCCACCCCATATCTCCCTTCTCAACTTATGTTTTTGTCTGTTTAGGATCTTCACAACCCTTCCTTTTCTCTTTATGTTCTCAGAACAACCAGATTGACCCCGGTTGGTGCTAGCGAAGCTATAATTTAGACTTCGCTGATAGCTGCACAGTTTGCAACCTCAACAGAGCGGATTAGTTGAAAGCACTGATTATAAAGGGAGCTAAAAGTTCTCTCCGCTAAAAAATCAATTGATTTTGGGGGTGTTATAAACTTTTGTATGACATTTTCTCTATATATGTATTTGAATGCAACATAGATTAAGCAGAAAGAAAACTTTGTATCTCATCCTTTTTtctctcaaagaaaattcaatAAACAGATAATCTTAATCCAAATGGCACTTACAAACAGgattataaaattataatgtgagttttttttttgataggcaaagaAATGCATTAttggaagtacaaggggtacttaaCCCATAATACAACAAAGAGAGactagaagaaaaaataaaagcatGAAATTAGTCATGTAAAACTACCCCACACCGAACTGATACAATACATGTCAAACTACCCTtacaaaacacaaaaacacaTGACAGACCCCAACACAAGCACCATTGGCACGTCCAAAATAACAAAATCATGCATCCCAATTCCACTAACAAAGCTGAACCATGAAACCAAAATTCATGACAGTACAAGGCTAGTGGCGCTCCAGCTCCTGCAAACAAATAATGGGGTGTGTAGACCATTCAAATAGAGAGCAGCTAAGATTCCCTGTCTTGTGCTTTATCCAAGTCCAAGATCTCCATTTAATCACTTCCACAATTGTAGGAATATTCAACACCCCATTCCTGAAAATAAGCTCATTCCTCATCAACCAAATTGACCACACCACCGCAAGCCAAATTGAATCGGCACCCCTCTATTGTTTCTGACCCCAACcaaaatgaaattgcagcaaGTGATCTCTTGGATTCATGGGCAACACTGTACAGGTGCCCAACCACCGATAGCATTCCCGCCAAATATCCAACGACACCGAACAAGAGAACAAAAGATGAGCAGTTGATTCCACCTCCAAGGAGCAAAGCTTACAAATTGTTTCATCTTGAGACTGTAATACCTTACGCTTCCATAAATTCCAAAGACAAGGAATTCGATCCAATAGAAGCCTCCACGAAAACGCCTTCACATTGGATGGTGTCGCTGATTGGTGTCGCTGATTTCCAAACCCGGGCAAAGATATGATCAGGAGGTTCTAGTACCGGTGCCtgcaaaaaagaataaaaagagtTAACTGTAAACCCACCGTGCCTGGGAGCCAACACCATTTATCAGGCACCCCCTCCATGAGACTAATACTCCCCACTTCATCAAGCATCATAGTTAACCACTGCAACTCCCGCCCCAACAGAGGCCTTCTCCATCTCAAATTCCACCTCCAACTCCCATCAACCCATTCACAACAATTTTGTACGCTTTCATATTTAAGCCTGGACAAATTATACAATCTATAATGTGAGTAATACAACAAGCTTAGCTCAAAATCTTCAATGCGACTTACAATAATGTGTACTGAGTAATGGACCCGAGATATGGGCCTCTCTGCCTTATTTGTTAGGCTTTGTACCTtggacaaaacaaaaaaattgatttcCTGGACCAAGTTCGTGATAGTCGCGGATTGTATAAACATTATTTTTAGGCTTAGTTCcattttgggcccctgatctttcaaaaatgagcgatcgggggcccccgtgtttaaacgtagcggtcaggcaccccaacgtttcaaaaacgtgcgttcCAAGCCCTTCTGTTAAGTGTTGTTTGTTTGACCAAACAGAGCCAGTGACgtggcttttctttttcattcttaatttcactttgggcccctgatctttcaaaaatgagcgatcgaggccccccgtgtttaaacgtagcggtcaggcaccccaacgtttcaaaaacgtgcgttcCAAGCCCTTCTGTTAAGTGCTGTTTGTTTGACCAAACAGAGCCAGTGACGtgacttttctttttcattcttaattccactttgggcccctgatctttcaaaaatgagcgatcggggcccccccgtgtttaaacgtagcggtcaggcaccccaacgtttcaaaaacgtgcgttcCAAGCCCTTTTGTTAACTGTCGTTTGTTTGACCAAACGAAGCCAGtgacttttctttttcatttcaaCATTATCTTTTTTACTCAAAAATTCCCCTCCCAATTCACAAACACGATTGCCCCCAATTTTCACCCTAATTTCATCCTAATTTAACACGAGAAGAGAGATTTAGAGGATAGAATTTGTGCGGCTGAATTCGGATGAAATTAGGGTAAAAATTGGGGCAATTGTGTTTGTGAATTGGAGGGTAATTTTTGGGTAAAAAAGATaatgttaaaatgaaaaagaaaagccacGTCACTGGCTCTGTTTGGTCAAACAAACGACACTTAACAGAAGGGCTTGgaacgcacgtttttgaaacgttggggtgcctgaccgctacgtttaaacacggggggccccgatcgctcatttttgaaagatcaggggcccaaagtggaattaagaatgaaaaagaaaaaccacGTCACTtgctccgtttggtcaaacaaACGACACTAAACAGAAGGGCTTGgaacgcacgtttttgaaacgttggggtgtctgaccgctacgtttaaacacggggggccccgatcgctcatttttaaaagatcaggggcccaaagtggaattaagccttatttttatgttgttccgtgctagaacatagagagggaaggtagtacccaaagtgtgaggaaagtgatgtgaatgcttagagagagaaactctaactgcttagagagagaaaatataactgaatttcaatgctattaattctcaaatgagctaagagtctcttacaattggtcttcccctcctatttatagaggtggagttgggcttcgGGATGAGAGGCTCAAGGTCATGGCGTGTCCTATGCCCAAGGtcaggtctcctgggcgagggaccctggggtctcgcccagtccacaagtccacaagacaccgagctcgaagcatgagagctaagtgtgtctttaagcaagAAACAAGGCGATAGCCCTAGGGATGCCGACTAAAACTTCAAAACTTTAAATTTAGAAATGAAAAAcgatggccaacatggcctgataAATAAAGCCTTTTGCAATCGACACTTTGGACCTTCAGCTGCGCCCTCTTCTTCCGGGCGACCCCAATCCACAAGCAGGCTTGTGGCGGCGACTTTTAGTCCACCCGCCTCAGCTTAGTTATGCACGTGCCTTGAATCGTGACACTCTGTCGTGTGTTGTGTCCATCCCGCGCGTCGAGCCCTGAAGTGACGCCAGGGTCAGTGAATCCATagaatctcaaccgctaccTTTGACATGTCCCTTCTAGTCACGtcacaactttgacaatttgaattttgagcaatcggcagcaaccgttgcagcttttcatttaatgcgtctTTCTCACTCCCCAGAATTTCGCAACTGCAATCATGTTATTTCCTGACGTCATGGGGCACAACCTCTCTTTTTCCTCCACATCTCTCGGTAACCGTCCACAACTTCTTCCTACACGTTCCCTTTTGCACGTCACTCCCCGCTTATAACAGCATTATCTCACTAACCCCTTTCGTTCTTTTACGATTACGAACCTTTGCTTCTTCACCCTTACGCGAACTTGTCCAGTGTCAAAATTACCTTTATTCCTTGCAATCCCTCTACAATGACTCCAAAACGCCAGACCAAAAGTTCCAAACGTAATGTCGTCGCTGCCACCCCTCTCCGATGCGTTCCTCCTGTTCTCCCGCCCCCTCCAGGAGGCATTcctcttgaagaaaaagacGTCATTGCCTTCCGAACGAGGACTTGGAAATCTTTAAGTGCTCCCGCCGCGAGGGCTTTGCCCGCCGGGACAATGCCTAACCAACGGTCAAGTTTGGAAAAAGAATCGTCCATTTGGGAGATTTCCACAGAATCCGGCGGAttttgtcatgagaaacctcttgacaAGCTTTTGTATGTCAGTGCCTGCTCACCCCTTGAACGCCCTTGGCTTCGACCCAAAGACGACTCCGTGGGTGCTCCTCACTTCTTTTACGTGTATGGGTATATGTTCACAAATTTGAGGATTAAATTtccttttttcccttttatCTGCTCCGTTCTTCACAATATCAATGTGGCTCCTAGtcaacttcatcccaacagtTGGGCCTTCCTCCGGTGTTTCGAAATTCTCTACGACGCAATTCACCAGGAACCTGAACCTTCGaccttcttttatttctatcgcGTATCTGTCCAGCCCTCCCCGCAGCGCAGCTGGGTTTCCCGGGAAGCTAGGTTTGGTCGTCAGCGCTTCAACCCTATCTGGCCTAGCATCACCGTCGATTTAGCCCGGAAATTCTTCAGGGTTGTGGTGTCCCACGAATATCCTGAGGTTTTCACACACAGAGATGGCATCGCTCGATTTCCTTTCTACTGGACTCAGGGCGCGCGCCAAATAATCGACCCGTCTGAGGACTCCCTCACTCCTGAACACAAGGCTGTCATCGACTTTCTGGCCCGTCTCGCCGTTTCAGACTGCTCTCGCGTGATTGgtaaatcttcctcttctaccCCTCTCGTTCTTTCTATTGTCCACCAgcttaccttttttttttaggaCAAACTCACCGTGCCGATGAGGAGCTTCTGGCggcctttgagaagaaaaataacGTATCCTTTCCCCCTCGAATAAATTTGAAAGGCGACAAGGCGTCTCTGTTGAGAATCCAGGCGAGCGGAAAACGACCCCTTGGCGAGGAGGATCCTCGCCCTTCCCCGAAAAGGTTGAATTCCAACGAGCCTTCATGGGCGATTCCAGCCCAACACGGCCTTGTCGACGGCTCACTTTCCCGTCTAATAGTTATTTCGTCGCCGCTTGGTCTAAACCTGACGTCTTCCGCCAATGCCCATCCTCCACCTGCTCATACTTCCACCCCCTCCTCAGGGTCTGTGAGTCGGGGATTCCCGTATTCTTTAACTTTGACATCAGCCCAAATGGCGCGAATAGATAAAGTTGTTAAGCAGCGTGGTTTGGATAATGTCTCTGAAGGGGCTGTGGCGGGAGTGCTCCACGCGTTCCACTACTATAGGTGCTCCGCCCAGGATGCTGACGAATTACGATCCGAAGTGGCGCGCCTCCGCgctctcaattctcaacttgCTGAGGATCGCGAAGTGCTCGCCGCTCAACTGATCGCCAAGGAAAACTCCTTTTCCAAAGAGTTAGCCGAGCAGTCCGCTCCTGCTGAAGTTAGCTTAGAATTTCGAGATAGGAGGATTTCTGAATTGGAGAAAACTCTTGCAGAGCTGCGGCAGGAGGCACAGATAGAATCGAGCGCGAAAGCAGACCAAATAGCTTTGACGGAGGCCGACCTTGAAAACCTTCGATCTGAACTGGCGAAGAAAGATGATCTTCTGTCCTCAGCGAAGACTCAAGCCCATCTTGACGCGAAGGCCGAAGAAAGATGGAGGTCAGAAGCTGCTGTTTCTGCCGTTTCTGAGCGCGTCCGAGGcttcttcctcgccaaagcccaagtcaaACATCTCCATCCTCTGATTGATCTCAACCAGATGGGGGCATTTAAGAGGGTTACACCCATAGGATTGGTCGGGCTCGACGATCCTCCAGGCTTCGTCGCCGAGCGTTTCCTGACGGAAGAACACGCAAAGCCAACTCAAAATGTTAGGAGTCCTTAGGCATCCGGAGGATCCCAACGTTTACGACCTGACCAACAAGCTGCTGGGAATGGATTTGAGTCCAAAGATGGACGCTATCCTCAGAaatttcctctgcttcgtggaagagattcaagaGCTCTGCCGGCGGGAGCTAGATCTGCTGGAGGAGATAGGAGCAGTGAAAACAGCTCTGGAGACGGCGGAAGAAGGTCCTGAGAAGCAGGAGCTGAGCCGAAGACTGTGCAACCTAGAGTACAAGCAATACTGTTTGGATCATGAGATGACAGAGCAACGCAAAGAATGTAGGAAAATGAGAAGAGATCCTTCCTTTTGAATGTATAAAGtcaaatatttgaataaaagttttgtttccTGAATTGTTTTGACGTGCATCATTATTAATCACACGAGCAAACAAATAACCGAGTTAGTAAATCGTCACGACACAAACAGATAAATGAatgaataaatgaataattaaatgagTGAAGGATAGTTAAGCGGGCGAGGCGGGCGGCCCGCTACTTATCTTCGCCTTTCGTTGATCGCCGTTtagcacgtgttttcagtgCTAGTCTCCCAGTTTTGCGTGAGTAATTTTCGAGAGTGTGCTACGTATAACTATGACTTTCGCTCGGTAGTTTACCGAGGCTTTTgttcgcaccaatatttcccgtaagagcatgTGCGGCCCTtccagccttattaggtggggacttacagttgctcggggcccaatggccaaatgagtttacccgagacttttaGCCTAGTTAAAAAATGCTTCCCGCGTTTCAGGAAGACTCGACTCGCCCAAATTTTGGGGAGGTTATTTGGATAAGGAGCTTTATTCGCGCACGCCGCCAATGGGTGGCGACGGGAAgctcatccgcacacgtcgcttgcaggggctacggtcagcgccggactttctggagtgatccccagacatcaaggtcatgttgggatcgccacctacagggaatttttcccactaGGCTGTCGTCTCAGTTTgatagttaggagtattgctaagaatatccttttgtatttgatttgtttaaatttttacatcgagggatgcctcgttaaaaaactcctgtgtcggagaaaaagagtgcatctttattttggtcCTTGCTTTTTGGTCTCCTTTTCAATCAGAGTATTACTCCCAGCATCCTGTCTTCCTCGCCTTCTTTGCCTTCTCTGCCGTGGCGAGGGATCTGTCCTTGTCCTTCCTCGCGATTGGCTGGCCGAGCTGACTTCGTTGGTCTTCTGTCCCCATCCCTTTGTTGCTCGCCCTCCCTCTTGTTACCTCTTCCTTCTgctcttttctttccttcattCCGGTTTGACGATGAGTTTCCCCCTTTCCTGCCTTCCGAGGGGGCCAAGCAAATGCAGGCGGCTCCCCACAAACAGTTCCTCTTTCCCCGCAATTGAAGAGGTCAACGTTATCTTCTACTAGTTCACTCAAGCGTTGTTATTGTTCCTTGGTGAGTCTGGGCTCGATTGTCAGTATTCCTCTACTGGTAGCGTTCATGTCCCAATTCTCGTCATACCACTCATTATCTTTCTGAGCGTAGATCTTGCCTTCCCTTACCCTACAGGATTCTTCACCCTGATTCCTCCCCTTCCTTTCATCGCTGCCGCTCTGGCTCTGTGCTCCCAAACGCTCTTGTTCGCCTTCACTGCCTTCAGACGTCCCAATCTCGTGGCACCTGTGCCCGTCGCCAGCTCCTTTTCTGTcatacaggttgaggcaatGGCTATGGAACTTCCTCGCCCCCTTTTGGTCTACTGCCAGTTTCCCTATCCTTCGGCAAAGTAGGGGATACTTTACCGCAAGGTGGGCCGTAGATATCACTGCATGGAGGCAATTTAAGGTACCTCGCCCTATGATGACGTTATAAGCTGTCGCGACTTGTAGGACCAGATATTTTATCCTCAAGAGCTCGGCGTCCTCGCCCACTCCGAAAACTGTATCCAACTCTACGTAGCCACGTACCTGAACTTGCTTCCCGGAGAAACCTGCCAAACTTCCCGTGTATGGCTTTAAATCTTTGTCCGTCAGCCCCATCTGTCTGAATGCGTCCTCATAGATTATATCTGCCGAGCTGCCCTGGTCTAAAAGCACCCTCTGTACATTGAAACCT
This portion of the Lotus japonicus ecotype B-129 chromosome 3, LjGifu_v1.2 genome encodes:
- the LOC130744325 gene encoding IRK-interacting protein, producing MAPATATTTTAQIFSNNGNNPEFSRQEIQSAIAKAVELRALHAALTQGTSPNARRFSSPSPASRSASQFSAQDYPVFTPSYEDEPHQSPKSESWDENGVEVGNSIETTTMVPDYKENSSSKMGQPFSFPNLNLESHNCPADDAKSVTGSCGNHITVLQTSPNDYFKSRRRNSLDDFRPQSSCNRCKPAVITSEFESTRNNKSSNIVVPLTDSHASFQTQPKSKGMISWLFPRFKKKHKNESSPNRTESEEVSQVLKDMGIMSVEALKRELIEANESRDTAIAEVSDMRSSFGELKQKLVYLESYCEELKKALRQTVQAKESPLCEKLSNHPIRGIPFDGNGENFMPVSEEVMVEGFLQIVSESRLSVKQFCKTLISQIEETDHALIDNLNLLLQPYKLSLDSKYSKAVLYHFEAFINQSLFQDFENCVFQKNGCAKFLDPRQDRQAQFSSFVALRNLSWNEVLRKGTKYYSEEFSKFCDQKMSCIITALNWLRPWHEQLLQAFFVAAKCIWLLHLLAFSFNPPLGILRVEENKSFDPHYMEDLVTDRQRSQGPSRVKIMVVPGFYVQDRVLKCKVICRHKSAP